A genomic region of Leptolyngbya sp. NIES-2104 contains the following coding sequences:
- a CDS encoding TAXI family TRAP transporter solute-binding subunit produces MPKSRLPLFKRVFGCAVGLVLLTTGCQRSTKSVTLSSGTPQGYYSRLASQIGDAASRTGDLAVENRPSQGSIENLKRLLDRQADFALVQLDVANNAMREGKIQAVAILADEPIHIIASREAKIRSLTDLNRKRVGVGAQGSGIRFTSEYLSQAFTLELREDSSQFGEAFRKLNARQLDATIYVGSTGASDLLRQQLTANPALQLVSIEPELVNYLINRDPGAYQSVTIPQGIYSPRPTIPDRDIATLATATVLVTRPDVNAETVGLVTWSILYNSRRFSRFYPELQTGEARSLLQKNLLYIHPGAQDVYAQNADPRNAWLRYFESNNDLQAGLVILLGTSGIGLIIQRWKRDRCKKLIAATITRINELKLLLPQNAQQALLGIEDLSQEHRLMFIEGSITSDVYEQVQHKTQTFAEQCRNILEQQRKQFVLNTLLILDDWQASLQVDPQAALQKLTYLKQQYREMLIADQVEIQAYIELMELTLLSVMTLAGTAPEVRSSEERSSIAP; encoded by the coding sequence ATGCCGAAATCGCGTCTGCCTCTATTCAAACGAGTGTTTGGTTGTGCTGTTGGACTTGTTCTACTGACCACAGGCTGTCAGCGATCGACAAAATCTGTCACACTCTCCAGCGGAACACCGCAAGGATACTACAGTCGATTAGCCAGTCAGATTGGTGATGCGGCTTCTCGCACTGGCGATTTAGCCGTTGAAAATCGTCCGTCTCAAGGGTCGATCGAGAATTTAAAACGATTGCTCGATCGCCAAGCTGATTTTGCTTTGGTGCAACTCGATGTTGCCAACAATGCGATGCGTGAGGGAAAAATTCAAGCGGTCGCCATTCTTGCGGATGAACCGATTCACATTATTGCGTCGAGAGAGGCGAAGATTCGATCGCTTACCGATCTCAACCGCAAACGAGTTGGGGTAGGTGCTCAAGGTAGCGGCATTCGGTTCACTTCAGAATATCTCAGCCAAGCCTTTACTCTTGAACTTCGCGAAGATAGTTCTCAGTTTGGGGAAGCATTTCGTAAGCTCAATGCTCGGCAACTCGATGCCACAATCTATGTCGGTAGTACCGGCGCGAGTGATCTTCTGCGCCAACAATTAACCGCAAATCCTGCACTCCAACTGGTGTCGATCGAGCCTGAACTAGTTAACTATTTAATCAATCGTGATCCAGGGGCGTATCAATCTGTGACCATTCCGCAGGGAATTTACAGTCCGCGTCCTACAATTCCCGATCGCGATATCGCTACTCTCGCCACCGCAACCGTTTTAGTGACTCGTCCTGATGTCAATGCTGAAACTGTTGGCTTAGTTACTTGGTCAATTTTGTACAATTCTCGGCGGTTCTCGCGCTTCTATCCTGAACTCCAAACCGGAGAAGCACGATCGCTGTTACAAAAAAACTTACTCTATATTCATCCCGGCGCTCAAGATGTCTATGCTCAAAACGCTGATCCGCGAAATGCGTGGCTGAGATACTTTGAATCGAATAATGATTTACAAGCTGGCTTAGTAATTCTTCTTGGCACAAGTGGCATCGGTTTAATTATCCAACGCTGGAAACGCGATCGCTGTAAAAAACTCATCGCAGCAACAATTACTCGAATCAACGAACTCAAATTACTCCTCCCCCAAAATGCTCAACAAGCTTTATTGGGGATCGAAGATCTGAGTCAAGAACATCGCCTCATGTTTATCGAAGGCTCGATTACATCTGATGTGTACGAGCAGGTACAGCACAAAACTCAGACTTTTGCGGAACAATGTCGCAACATTCTAGAACAACAGCGTAAACAATTTGTGCTCAATACACTGCTGATTTTGGATGATTGGCAAGCTTCGCTCCAAGTCGATCCGCAAGCCGCACTTCAGAAATTAACCTATCTAAAGCAGCAATATCGTGAAATGCTGATCGCCGATCAGGTCGAAATTCAGGCGTACATCGAGCTAATGGAATTGACGCTATTGTCTGTGATGACATTAGCAGGAACGGCTCCGGAGGTGCGAAGTTCAGAGGAAAGATCTTCGATCGCGCCCTAA
- a CDS encoding glycosyltransferase, whose product MSTLAIFAPNLHGGGAERAMVNLARGFSEQGVSVDLVLVRAEGAYLGQVPSNVRVVNLNHQRVLASLFDLARYLQRERPQVLLSTLPEPGIAAVWTRFFARVSTRIVVNVQNNTSQETQNGVGLSARLMPRLVRWFFPWADAIVTVSKGVADDLKQIGLPESNIRVIHNPVVTPELIVRSQESIDHPWFAEGEPPVIIAVGRLTKQKDFPTLLKAFAQLRKVRNARLMILGEGEDRSTLEALVQKLDISDSVALPGFVANPFAYLAKSAVFVLSSLFEGLPTVLIEAMAVGTPVVATDCKSGPMEILENGKYGKLTQVGNVDELVSAIVEMLDRPTDTKMLQQRAKEYSLEKSLRDYAELFALASSPSESLS is encoded by the coding sequence ATGTCAACTTTGGCGATTTTTGCACCGAATCTGCACGGTGGTGGTGCAGAGCGGGCGATGGTGAATTTAGCGCGTGGGTTCTCGGAACAAGGCGTGTCCGTGGATTTGGTGTTGGTGAGAGCAGAAGGGGCTTATCTCGGTCAGGTGCCGTCAAATGTACGCGTGGTGAATCTGAATCATCAGCGCGTGCTTGCAAGTCTGTTCGATCTGGCTCGGTACTTGCAGCGTGAACGTCCTCAAGTTTTGCTGTCAACGCTTCCAGAGCCGGGAATTGCTGCGGTTTGGACAAGGTTTTTTGCAAGAGTCTCGACCCGTATTGTGGTGAATGTGCAGAACAATACGTCGCAGGAGACGCAGAACGGGGTTGGACTATCGGCGCGATTGATGCCGCGATTGGTTCGGTGGTTTTTTCCTTGGGCGGATGCGATCGTGACCGTTTCCAAAGGGGTCGCAGATGATTTAAAGCAGATTGGATTGCCAGAATCGAACATTCGTGTGATTCATAATCCGGTTGTGACTCCGGAACTGATTGTGCGATCGCAAGAATCGATCGATCATCCTTGGTTTGCAGAGGGTGAACCTCCGGTGATCATTGCAGTCGGAAGGTTGACGAAACAGAAAGACTTTCCCACGCTGTTAAAAGCATTTGCACAACTGCGAAAAGTGCGAAATGCGAGATTGATGATTTTGGGTGAGGGAGAAGATCGATCGACGTTAGAAGCTTTGGTGCAAAAGTTGGACATTTCTGATTCTGTTGCACTTCCGGGCTTTGTGGCGAATCCGTTTGCTTATCTTGCTAAGTCCGCAGTGTTTGTGCTGTCTTCATTGTTTGAAGGGTTGCCGACGGTATTGATCGAAGCGATGGCGGTCGGAACTCCGGTTGTAGCAACGGACTGTAAAAGTGGTCCAATGGAGATTTTAGAGAATGGAAAGTATGGGAAATTGACGCAAGTTGGGAATGTCGATGAGTTGGTGAGTGCGATCGTGGAAATGCTCGATCGACCTACTGACACGAAGATGTTGCAGCAACGAGCTAAGGAGTATTCGTTGGAGAAGTCTTTGCGGGATTATGCAGAATTGTTTGCCCTCGCTTCCTCTCCTAGCGAATCGCTCAGTTAA
- a CDS encoding glycoside hydrolase family 5 protein, whose translation MILSKRVQFWILIVLAFVISLLWSFYQSQLIYPANAAVQSIPALARGIGLSCWLSMPPDQDFSKEHLDSWVTEKDFKRFADWGLTHVRLPIEPEFLQFKSARSELIENHIAYVDRAIQWSKKYNLAIILDIHPLVPLKLQAGTQSDDYDRLKQLWIALAKRYRTQSNAVFYELLNEPQLESVSTWRSIAQGLVNQIRSIDTEHSIIVSGHYAGAHDYETMTPIQGDKLIYTFHFYEPISFTHQSSGWIGGFAKLRDLPYPFEQQKFAAAKARSGFDSETIRLLNAYQSERFDKQKVESKLRPVLKFRSRYNVPIYCGEFGVNRDAPMPDRANWNRDVIEMLQRYQFEYAFWEYRGSFGLMSFDSTAIDPAMLDAIGFRRS comes from the coding sequence ATGATTCTTAGCAAGAGAGTTCAATTTTGGATTCTGATTGTTCTTGCGTTCGTGATTTCTCTGCTTTGGAGCTTCTATCAGTCTCAGTTGATTTATCCAGCAAATGCGGCTGTACAATCGATTCCAGCATTGGCACGAGGAATTGGATTATCCTGCTGGTTGTCGATGCCACCGGATCAAGATTTCTCGAAAGAACATTTAGATAGCTGGGTGACGGAAAAAGATTTTAAGCGGTTTGCAGATTGGGGATTGACTCATGTGCGATTACCGATCGAGCCTGAATTTTTACAGTTCAAAAGTGCACGATCCGAGCTAATTGAGAACCATATTGCTTATGTCGATCGAGCAATTCAATGGTCAAAAAAATACAATCTCGCGATCATTCTCGATATTCATCCGCTAGTACCGCTGAAGTTACAAGCAGGAACTCAATCGGATGACTACGATCGCTTAAAACAGCTTTGGATTGCTTTAGCAAAACGCTATCGGACTCAATCGAATGCTGTGTTTTACGAACTGTTGAATGAGCCGCAGCTTGAAAGTGTTTCAACTTGGAGAAGCATTGCTCAAGGGCTAGTGAATCAAATTCGATCGATAGATACTGAACATTCGATTATTGTTTCTGGTCACTATGCTGGAGCGCATGACTATGAGACAATGACACCGATTCAAGGCGACAAACTCATTTACACATTCCACTTTTACGAACCCATTTCGTTTACACATCAAAGTTCAGGCTGGATTGGTGGATTTGCAAAACTGCGAGATTTACCCTATCCATTCGAGCAACAGAAATTCGCGGCGGCGAAAGCGAGATCGGGATTTGATTCTGAAACTATTCGATTGCTCAATGCTTATCAATCAGAGCGATTCGATAAGCAAAAAGTCGAATCAAAGCTGCGTCCGGTGTTGAAATTTCGATCGCGCTACAACGTTCCGATTTACTGTGGTGAGTTTGGTGTGAACCGAGATGCGCCCATGCCCGATCGAGCAAATTGGAATCGTGATGTGATTGAAATGCTGCAACGCTATCAGTTTGAGTATGCGTTTTGGGAATATCGCGGGAGCTTTGGACTGATGTCCTTTGACTCGACTGCGATTGATCCGGCGATGTTAGATGCGATCGGGTTTCGACGAAGTTAG
- a CDS encoding glycosyltransferase family 2 protein, which yields MQERISPVRSTRHISSILAGSNLDRKPFVSLIAPAYNEALILQDNLSLLCDYMRSLESDYDWEIVIVNDGSRDETGWLAQEFAQSRSNVRVLHHRVNRGLGQALRTGFSGAQGDYIVVVDLDLSYAPEHIGVLLKKIQDTQAGVVVASPYMTGGAVSNVPWLRRVLSVWANRFLSIAAKRNLATLTGMVRVYDAEFLRSLNLRSDGMEINPEVIHKAFLLRTRVEEVPAHLNWRTQKSQPKQKQRRSSLSSSAKLMRHTWDIFFSGFLLRPVMFFILPSLLFFAMSLYANAWVLIHCWTNYQRLAQQVRFPDATEAVAIAFQQAPHTFFIGGTTLVLAIQLFSLGVLSAQNKSYFEELFYLGTAIYKRNQDR from the coding sequence ATGCAAGAACGAATCTCACCTGTGCGATCGACACGGCACATTTCCTCGATCCTCGCTGGGTCAAATCTCGATCGGAAACCGTTTGTGTCTTTGATTGCACCCGCCTACAATGAAGCCCTGATTTTGCAGGATAATCTTTCATTGTTGTGCGACTATATGCGATCGCTAGAGTCGGACTATGACTGGGAGATTGTCATCGTGAATGATGGCAGTCGCGACGAAACGGGCTGGTTAGCACAGGAATTTGCTCAATCTCGATCGAATGTTCGAGTGTTGCACCATCGCGTCAATCGGGGACTCGGACAAGCCCTGAGAACGGGATTTAGTGGTGCTCAAGGCGATTACATTGTCGTAGTAGATCTTGATCTAAGCTATGCACCCGAACATATCGGAGTGCTGCTGAAAAAGATTCAGGACACGCAAGCAGGAGTCGTCGTTGCTTCCCCTTATATGACGGGCGGAGCAGTCTCGAATGTTCCCTGGCTGCGACGAGTGTTAAGCGTTTGGGCAAATCGATTTTTGTCGATCGCGGCGAAACGTAACTTAGCCACCTTAACCGGAATGGTGCGGGTGTACGATGCGGAATTTCTGCGATCGCTCAATCTGCGATCGGACGGTATGGAAATCAATCCAGAAGTCATTCACAAAGCGTTTTTGCTCAGAACCCGCGTCGAGGAAGTGCCCGCTCATCTTAACTGGAGAACACAGAAGAGCCAGCCGAAACAGAAACAACGTCGATCGAGCCTCAGTTCGAGCGCAAAACTAATGCGGCATACTTGGGACATTTTCTTCTCAGGTTTCCTGCTGCGTCCAGTGATGTTCTTCATTCTTCCGAGTTTGTTGTTTTTTGCAATGTCGCTTTATGCCAATGCGTGGGTGTTAATCCATTGCTGGACAAACTATCAACGCCTTGCCCAACAGGTACGATTTCCAGATGCAACCGAAGCAGTCGCGATCGCATTTCAGCAAGCCCCACATACTTTCTTTATTGGCGGAACAACCTTAGTGTTAGCAATTCAGCTTTTTAGTTTAGGTGTGTTGTCTGCACAAAACAAAAGCTATTTTGAAGAGCTTTTCTATTTAGGAACCGCAATTTACAAGCGCAACCAAGACCGTTGA
- a CDS encoding DegT/DnrJ/EryC1/StrS aminotransferase family protein, which translates to MVQAPRQTVRLELPSDQNASGRTLGEEEIALVAEAIRSGTLTSTKGTFVKTLEQRFAEMLGVKYAYACSSGSGAVHTAIAAIDPEPGDEIITTSITDMGALTPILYQGAIPVFADVDPKTWNVTAETIEKCISDRTKAIIVTHLFGNPCDMTAIMELANARGIPVIEDCAQAFLATHADQPVGTIGSVGCFSLQQGKHITTGEGGIVTTNDEALARRMFLFINKAFGYGDPNPDHYFIALNGRMCELQGAVAVAQLSKLWGCVEHRRLAAKKMTQKLQGIAGIETPYHDDRNTHVYWKYCLRVDSSIVLDGAVGLAKKLKERGIFSAPRYIQKPAFQCMIFEQQRTFGNSRFPFTLARPEAVDYTPSKFPGTFAGLEAVLVLPWNEAYTDEHIDYIANAIREALV; encoded by the coding sequence ATGGTACAAGCACCCAGACAAACAGTTCGGTTAGAGTTACCTTCGGATCAAAATGCAAGCGGTCGGACGCTCGGCGAAGAAGAAATCGCATTGGTTGCAGAAGCGATTCGGAGCGGAACATTAACCAGCACCAAAGGAACGTTTGTGAAAACTTTGGAGCAGCGCTTTGCAGAAATGCTCGGTGTGAAGTATGCGTATGCGTGCTCTTCGGGATCAGGAGCCGTTCATACTGCGATCGCGGCAATCGATCCTGAACCCGGTGATGAAATTATCACGACTTCAATCACGGACATGGGCGCACTGACTCCAATCCTGTACCAAGGTGCAATTCCGGTGTTTGCTGATGTCGATCCGAAAACTTGGAACGTCACCGCAGAAACGATCGAGAAATGTATTAGCGATCGTACAAAAGCCATCATTGTGACGCACTTGTTCGGTAATCCTTGTGACATGACCGCAATCATGGAACTAGCAAATGCTCGTGGTATTCCGGTGATTGAGGATTGTGCTCAGGCGTTTTTAGCCACTCACGCAGATCAGCCTGTGGGCACGATCGGATCAGTCGGATGCTTTAGTTTGCAGCAGGGAAAGCACATCACGACGGGTGAAGGTGGCATTGTTACGACGAACGATGAAGCTTTGGCGCGTCGGATGTTCTTGTTTATCAATAAAGCATTTGGCTATGGCGATCCGAACCCAGATCACTATTTTATTGCATTGAATGGGCGGATGTGTGAGCTTCAAGGAGCGGTTGCAGTCGCGCAATTGTCGAAGCTGTGGGGCTGTGTGGAACATCGTCGGCTCGCAGCGAAAAAGATGACTCAGAAGCTGCAAGGAATTGCAGGAATTGAGACTCCGTATCATGACGATCGCAATACGCACGTGTACTGGAAGTATTGTTTGCGGGTGGATAGCTCGATCGTGCTCGATGGTGCGGTGGGACTGGCGAAGAAGCTGAAGGAGAGAGGCATTTTTTCGGCTCCGCGCTACATTCAGAAGCCTGCATTTCAGTGCATGATTTTTGAGCAGCAGCGGACGTTTGGCAATTCTCGTTTTCCGTTTACGCTGGCGCGTCCTGAAGCGGTAGATTACACGCCCTCGAAATTTCCGGGAACGTTTGCGGGATTGGAGGCGGTGTTGGTGCTGCCTTGGAATGAAGCGTACACGGATGAGCACATCGATTACATTGCAAATGCGATTCGGGAAGCGTTGGTGTAA